From a region of the Castanea sativa cultivar Marrone di Chiusa Pesio chromosome 10, ASM4071231v1 genome:
- the LOC142612038 gene encoding uncharacterized protein LOC142612038 codes for MVIVGNDEEKFFPVGVQLPPREREELIDFLKRNVDVFAWNPYEAPGVDPDFIFHRLNVNPSVAPKKKLPWRSSKVHSDAVKEEVLKLKWAGAIKEVFYPEWLANTIVVKKKSGKWRVYVDFTDLNKVFPKDPFPLP; via the coding sequence ATGGTTATTGTTGGGAACGATGAGGAGAAGTTCTTTCCAGTCGGCGTTCAACTCCCTCCTCGGGAGAGGGAGGAGCTAATAGATTTTCTTAAAAGAAATgttgatgtatttgcatggaaccCTTACGAGGCTCCAGGGGTGGATCCAGACTTCATTTTCCaccgtttaaacgtcaatccatCTGTCGCCCCAAAAAAGAAACTACCTTGGCGCTCATCCAAGGTACATTCCGACGCCGTCAAAGAAGAAGTACTCAAACTTAAATGGGCTGGAGCCATTAAGGAGGTGTTTTACCCTGAGTGGTTGGCCAATACGATAGTGGTAAAGAAGAAAAGTGGGAAATGGAGGGTGtatgtggacttcacggatttaaATAAGGTTTTCCCAAAGGACCCCTTCCCACTGCCTTAG
- the LOC142612036 gene encoding uncharacterized protein LOC142612036 has protein sequence MFKPEEEEVLFAYIAVASHAVSLVLVRADNGAQKPVYYVSKSLHEAEVRYLPLEKAIFGNSARYAKASTLLPGTHGCGSNPTPPSITTSKNGLQREDCKVGDNSRSFDIKYMPRTSVKGQILANLVAKFAEPLLVENEERSGMDGKSVVMVVIQELPLWKVYVDGAANQRGSGVGLVIVSPERITIEKSLRLGFSATNNEVEYEALLVGMTMVQKMEGREMEIFSDLRLVVCQVKGELEARDVRM, from the coding sequence ATGTTCAAACCCGAGGAGGAGGAGGTTCTATTTGCCTACATCGCAGTAGCATCGCACGCGGTAAGTCTGGTACTGGTACGAGCCGATAATGGGGCACAAAAACCAGTCTATTATGTGAGTAAATCACTACATGAGGCAGAAGTCCGTTATCTACCCCTGGAGAAGGCCATTTTTGGCAATAGTGCACGCTACGCGAAAGCTTCCACATTACTTCCAGGCACACACGGTTGTGGTTCTAACCCAACTCCCCCTTCGATCACTACTTCAAAAAATGGACTACAAAGGGAGGATTGCAAAGTGGGGGACAATTCTAGGagttttgatattaaatatatgccaCGCACTTCCGTGAAGGGCCAAATCCTTGCAAACTTGGTGGCCAAGTTTGCTGAACCCTTGTTGGTAGAAAATGAGGAAAGGTCGggcatggatggaaaatcagttgtgATGGTTGTCATACAGGAGCTTCCATTGTGGAAGGTGTATGTGGATGGTGCAGCCAATCAGAGGGGATCAGGAGTGGGGCTAGTTATAGTGTCTCCTGAGCGAATCACCATTGAAAAGTCCTTAAGGCTAGGCTTCTCGGCCACGAACAATGAGGTTGAGTATGAGGCTCTGTTGGTAGGAATGACTATGGTACAAAAGATGGAAGGACGAGAAATGGAGATATTTTCAGACTTGAGATTGGTCGTATGCCAAGTGAAGGGGGAGCTAGAAGCCCGAGACGTAAGAATGTAG
- the LOC142612039 gene encoding uncharacterized protein LOC142612039: MYLDLYKGLRLRPEDLTSYDSPLVGFDGKIVILKGKIRLPVQAGSEVVEVDFIVVDAYSPYTAIVARPWLHAMKVVPSTQHLKVKYPSGDRIEKLVGSQSMARQCLVAAIRHQGGGEPSAPSGQGL, translated from the coding sequence ATGTACCTCGATCTGTACAAGGGGTTGAGGCTAAGGCCAGAGGACCTAACTAGCTACGATTCCCCTCTGGTGGGTTTCGATGGAAAGATTGTTATCCTAAAGGGGAAAATCAGACTACCTGTGCAGGCAGGATCAGAAGTAGtggaggtagatttcattgtggtggATGCCTACTCCCCATACACcgccattgtggcaagacccTGGCTTCATGCCATGAAGGTCGTCCCCTCCACTCAACATTTGAAAGTGAAATATCCATCTGGGGATCGGATCGAAAAGCTGGTAGGAAGCCAATCTATGGCCAGACAATGCTTGGTGGCCGCAATCAGACATCAAGGCGGAGGGGAGCCCTCAGCCCCTAGCGGGCAGGGTCTATAA